Part of the Xiphophorus maculatus strain JP 163 A chromosome 3, X_maculatus-5.0-male, whole genome shotgun sequence genome, ACTATAGCTGTTGGCTACATTTCAGCACACAGCTGGTGTTTCTCCTCTGCTTCAGTTCAGCAGCCATAGTTCTTCATCAATAAAGTCCAAATAACTGGAACAGAACCGAGATGGAGACAAACATCAGCCGAGTTCGGCCCGGTTGATTTTATCGGACCAATTCCGATGTTGATGCCGATATATCGTTCACCTACCAGGAACAAAAGCAGATAAAGATAATCACAGAGAGCTGCTCAGCTGAACCCAGTCAGAACCGACCTGTGAGCCCAGAACTGACCGGTCCAGAACCGACCTGTGAGTCCAGCAGCTGCAGTTGGACCCGGTACTTCCCCAGCGGCTCCGTTTGTCTCTCCAGGTCCTGCAGAGCCAGACTGACGGCTGGAAGCAGGCCGGCTGTCAGGTTCTCCCCACCGGACCCGACCGGCACCATGAACAGGACGGGCAGCGGCTGCCGGACCCCGGCCAGAACCAGCGCTGGGCCGACCAGGAGCAGCAGCGGTCCGAACCGAGCCATGCTGCCGCAGAGCACTGATCCTCCTGAGAGTAATCCTCTGAGACGCTGGGAGATAAACGGATCAGCTGCAGGTCCAGATGGCCCGGCAGAACCCAACAGAACTGAAGCAGAACCCAACAGAACTGAAGCAGAACTTCCACTTCTGCTCATCAGCAAGCTAATTTTCATATTAGCTAAATATGAAGCTAGAAACCTAAATAATTAGTTAGCAAATAAATATCTAATCTTGGGCTCCTCATAAACCAAAcctccttttctcctcctgaCCTCCTGACCTCCTGACCCGTTTCTGCCTCAGGTTCTGGTGGATGAAATCTGACTGACCCAATCTGACTTTAACCTTTCAGATTCTGATTTTATGGACCAAACATCAtgaatttcagatttatttgttcagAACACCTGGAGTCTGTTAACTGATGtttaggtcaaaggtcatcaaagagaaactgaaaatttcaGCAGAGGCTACCAATAGTTTTGTAGCGTAGCTCAGTGGTTAGCGAGTATAGAGCATATAGAGACTGTAGACCAGGTATCTGGAGTCCAACTCCCGTCTTCGGGTCGCTGGGCCGGGcctcacccccccccccccgctctctctctctctctcccccttaCAGTCAAATTgctgtcaaataaataataaattagtgccgaaaaaatcctttaaaaaaagagatttccGGAGTAATGTGGGACAAGGCGTCATGATGTCGGGCTTTTTATCCATCCAACTGATCAGCGTCACTCTGCGTATTGAAGCTTCTAACCTGGCAGCTTTACgctcataaaaatattatttgacaACATCTGGAAACGAAGTTAAAGCTTCATCCTGAGGATCTGATGCAGGCGATTTCTGCCGCCGCCTGCATGTCGGTTCAGAGAGCCGCTGCTGATCAGCGGGGCGTCCTGCTGCGCGTCGGGCGgagctgtaaccaaacgggatccggTCATAATAAGTTTGGTCTGTGATGCTCCAAAGGCACCATGGTGGTCAGTGTGATAATTTGACTGTGTGATACTGCAGCTctccagagatcatcagcatcagctggtgattgggaaaaaaaaaaaaagacttttctctgctgctcacCAAGAATGATCGATTTATTGCTCTTTTAATTCTGCATAATAGACTTAGTGAAGGGGGGTCAATGTTTGCTGTGAATATTGCTGGTAAAGCCTCTAAGATGTTGTGAAGCGTTTTGCGTCATAGTGACGTCATAGTGATGTCACTATGATGTCACCGCGATGATGAGTCGTTCAActgctgtgaatactttctcaTAGATTTCAGtaaatctttattaaatcatgatggaacagaaaacatggaactggacttgaaataaataaaaaaaatggagaagcaggccacacttttcagatttgtagcTCCAGTTTGTCACAAAGTTTCCCAGTAAAAATCAGGCTGGTTTGAAGTTAgcggggtgtgaatactttctccTGCTAAACTTTATTAAGTCAAAACATCAAACTGGACGTCAACGCAAACATGGAGTCACTTCCTGTCCAGTTGCTATGGAAACCTCTACTGTCCTTTGCCAGGCTCTCTGGAGCGGCCGGTGTGTCGGCCGGAACccttccctcttcctcctcctcctcctctcctcctgcgGAGCCCGGCGCCCGCCCCGCCGGCGCCCTCCGGGGCCCACAGGGCGTCGTAGCGCCCCGGCGCCTGGTAGCCGGGCTGCTCCGGGTCCAGCGGCTCCCGGGAGAGCAGGATCCAGACGGCCGGCAGCTTCCTGCTGACGGTCAGGCTGTCCAGGCCGGAGCCGGCCTCCAGTGGCTCCCACACCTCCAGAACCGTGGACTGGGCCAGCCGGGTCAGCTGGTGAAGCCCCG contains:
- the rpp25l gene encoding ribonuclease P protein subunit p25-like protein, with the translated sequence MENYSRARVVEQPCVSPFADLPDTPEVRVRGGSKIRNLLRFALSQLEAGPGWAQKEGEEAGSGPGPSPAPPCGRLLFSASGRAVSKAITCAEVVKRRLTGLHQLTRLAQSTVLEVWEPLEAGSGLDSLTVSRKLPAVWILLSREPLDPEQPGYQAPGRYDALWAPEGAGGAGAGLRRRRGGGGGRGKGSGRHTGRSREPGKGQ